One window from the genome of Cucumis melo cultivar AY chromosome 12, USDA_Cmelo_AY_1.0, whole genome shotgun sequence encodes:
- the LOC127144397 gene encoding secreted RxLR effector protein 161-like, which yields MIRSLLYQIVSQPDIAYVVGICARFQSDPRISHLEAVKRILKYVHGTSDFGILYSYDTTSILVGYCNVDWADSSDDRKSTSRGCFSLGNNFISWLSKKQNCVSLSTTEAEYIAVGSACTQLIWMKIMLHEYGFTQDIMTLYYDNMSPIDISKNLV from the coding sequence ATGATCAGAAGTCTGTTATATCAAATTGTCAGTCAACCTGATATTGCTTATGTTGTTGGGATATGTGCTCGTTTTCAATCTGATCCTCGTATTTCACATTTAGAAGCTGTTAAAAGGATCCTCAAGTATGTCCATGGAACAAGTGATTTTGGAATTCTGTATTCTTATGATACGACCTCTATCTTGGTTGGATATTGCAATGTCGATTGGGCAGACTCTTCTGATGATAGGAAAAGCACCTCTAGAGGGTGTTTCTCTCTTGGAAATAATTTTATCTCATGGCtcagtaagaaacaaaattgtgtTTCCTTGTCTACTACAGAAGCTGAGTATATTGCTGTAGGGAGTGCTTGTACCCAGTTAATTTGGATGAAAATTATGTTGCATGAGTATGGATTCACTCAGGATATTATGACCTTATACTATGATAATATGAGTCCTATTGATATATCAAAAAATCTGGTTTAG